A single region of the Liolophura sinensis isolate JHLJ2023 chromosome 9, CUHK_Ljap_v2, whole genome shotgun sequence genome encodes:
- the LOC135475434 gene encoding uncharacterized protein LOC135475434 isoform X1 produces MPTNTMMVVAHTVFGKSLKASLSSCTFICVVVVSPYCTDMLVATAAQLMLLILTSQIVTSVGQIRSPSCHIPAGKSSLAAVNRDAVRFNFSAIENNVNYFLPNVMVRDHVYAVTDCGLTVYLVSQTIENPSPFLANAGIKGTLFFCSKDTDPLVKSVYGVVLKMIDNPATKPEVIPTFWYNSANIIMQLFFYRGFPAQQSTTYRCKLERNVTVFSSVINVVVTANFSVQKVGCPKTHWGSDCGTYCFSCENGGECDTFKGQCWCLDGFTGTRCETRMTTSTTQPLTTATGTTRSVNMTLKDKTTSGNQQMNFTRDTSTSTQQTTPTTQTPSTQQTISTQQTTSTQPTASANQMTKPTSGHSRMYSAKIVRTLTLFYLSCVVYRFFFA; encoded by the exons atgcccACTAATACTATGATGGTCGTAGCTCACACTGTCTTTGGTAAATCGTTGAAAGCCTCACTCAGTTCGTGCACATTTAtatgcgttgttgttgtttcaccctACTGCACAGACATGCTTGTCGCGACGGCGGCTCAGCTGATGTTGCTGATCCTTACCAGTCAGATTGTCACTTCGGTTGGGCAGATTCGGAGCCCTTCCTGTCACATCCCTGCAGGAAAATCTTCCCTG GCTGCAGTTAACAGAGATGCCGTTCGATTCAATTTCTCCGCAATCGAGAATAACGTGAACTACTTTCTGCCCAATGTAATGGTTCGGGATCACGTGTATGCGGTGACAGATT GTGGACTTACGGTGTATTTGGTAAGCCAAACCATCGAAAACCCCAGTCCTTTTCTCGCCAATGCCGGCATTAAGGGCACGCTTTTCTTTTGCTCCAAGGACACAGACCCCCTAGTGAAGAGTGTGTACGGAGTGGTGCTTAAGATGATCGATAATCCAGCCACTAAACCTGAAGTCATACCCACATTCTGGTATAACAGCGCTAACATTATCATGCAGCTCTTCTTTTATCGTGGATTTCCCGCCCAGCAAAGCACCACCTACCGGTGTAAATTAGAGCGAAACGTCACTGTATTCTCCTCTGTGATAAATGTGGTTGTCACAGCAAATTTTTCTGTTCAGAAAGTCG GCTGCCCGAAAACCCACTGGGGTTCAGACTGCGGAACATATTGCTTCAGCTGTGAAAATGGTGGCGAGTGCGACACGTTTAAGGGCCAATGTTGGTGCCTGGATGGATTCACTGGAACGCGGTGTGAAACGC GCATGACAACGAGTACTACGCAACCTTTAACAACGGCCACTGGCACTACACGATCAGTTAACATGACTTTAAAGGATAAGACTACAAGCGGAAATCAGCAGATGAACTTTACGCGGGACACTTCGACATCAACACAACAGACGACACCCACAACCCAGACGCCATCAACCCAACAAACAATATCAACACAGCAGACGACCTCAACACAACCTACAGCCTCAGCCAATCAGATGACAAAGCCTACGTCAGGTCACTCACGTATGTACAGCGCAAAAATAGTACGAACGTTAACCCTGTTTTATCTCAGCTGCGTTGTTTATAGATTCTTCTTCGCATAA
- the LOC135475434 gene encoding uncharacterized protein LOC135475434 isoform X2, with protein sequence MLVATAAQLMLLILTSQIVTSVGQIRSPSCHIPAGKSSLAAVNRDAVRFNFSAIENNVNYFLPNVMVRDHVYAVTDCGLTVYLVSQTIENPSPFLANAGIKGTLFFCSKDTDPLVKSVYGVVLKMIDNPATKPEVIPTFWYNSANIIMQLFFYRGFPAQQSTTYRCKLERNVTVFSSVINVVVTANFSVQKVGCPKTHWGSDCGTYCFSCENGGECDTFKGQCWCLDGFTGTRCETRMTTSTTQPLTTATGTTRSVNMTLKDKTTSGNQQMNFTRDTSTSTQQTTPTTQTPSTQQTISTQQTTSTQPTASANQMTKPTSGHSRMYSAKIVRTLTLFYLSCVVYRFFFA encoded by the exons ATGCTTGTCGCGACGGCGGCTCAGCTGATGTTGCTGATCCTTACCAGTCAGATTGTCACTTCGGTTGGGCAGATTCGGAGCCCTTCCTGTCACATCCCTGCAGGAAAATCTTCCCTG GCTGCAGTTAACAGAGATGCCGTTCGATTCAATTTCTCCGCAATCGAGAATAACGTGAACTACTTTCTGCCCAATGTAATGGTTCGGGATCACGTGTATGCGGTGACAGATT GTGGACTTACGGTGTATTTGGTAAGCCAAACCATCGAAAACCCCAGTCCTTTTCTCGCCAATGCCGGCATTAAGGGCACGCTTTTCTTTTGCTCCAAGGACACAGACCCCCTAGTGAAGAGTGTGTACGGAGTGGTGCTTAAGATGATCGATAATCCAGCCACTAAACCTGAAGTCATACCCACATTCTGGTATAACAGCGCTAACATTATCATGCAGCTCTTCTTTTATCGTGGATTTCCCGCCCAGCAAAGCACCACCTACCGGTGTAAATTAGAGCGAAACGTCACTGTATTCTCCTCTGTGATAAATGTGGTTGTCACAGCAAATTTTTCTGTTCAGAAAGTCG GCTGCCCGAAAACCCACTGGGGTTCAGACTGCGGAACATATTGCTTCAGCTGTGAAAATGGTGGCGAGTGCGACACGTTTAAGGGCCAATGTTGGTGCCTGGATGGATTCACTGGAACGCGGTGTGAAACGC GCATGACAACGAGTACTACGCAACCTTTAACAACGGCCACTGGCACTACACGATCAGTTAACATGACTTTAAAGGATAAGACTACAAGCGGAAATCAGCAGATGAACTTTACGCGGGACACTTCGACATCAACACAACAGACGACACCCACAACCCAGACGCCATCAACCCAACAAACAATATCAACACAGCAGACGACCTCAACACAACCTACAGCCTCAGCCAATCAGATGACAAAGCCTACGTCAGGTCACTCACGTATGTACAGCGCAAAAATAGTACGAACGTTAACCCTGTTTTATCTCAGCTGCGTTGTTTATAGATTCTTCTTCGCATAA
- the LOC135475434 gene encoding uncharacterized protein LOC135475434 isoform X3, whose product MRCCCFTLLHRHACRDGGSADVADPYQSDCHFGWADSEPFLSHPCRKIFPGGLTVYLVSQTIENPSPFLANAGIKGTLFFCSKDTDPLVKSVYGVVLKMIDNPATKPEVIPTFWYNSANIIMQLFFYRGFPAQQSTTYRCKLERNVTVFSSVINVVVTANFSVQKVGCPKTHWGSDCGTYCFSCENGGECDTFKGQCWCLDGFTGTRCETRMTTSTTQPLTTATGTTRSVNMTLKDKTTSGNQQMNFTRDTSTSTQQTTPTTQTPSTQQTISTQQTTSTQPTASANQMTKPTSGHSRMYSAKIVRTLTLFYLSCVVYRFFFA is encoded by the exons atgcgttgttgttgtttcaccctACTGCACAGACATGCTTGTCGCGACGGCGGCTCAGCTGATGTTGCTGATCCTTACCAGTCAGATTGTCACTTCGGTTGGGCAGATTCGGAGCCCTTCCTGTCACATCCCTGCAGGAAAATCTTCCCTG GTGGACTTACGGTGTATTTGGTAAGCCAAACCATCGAAAACCCCAGTCCTTTTCTCGCCAATGCCGGCATTAAGGGCACGCTTTTCTTTTGCTCCAAGGACACAGACCCCCTAGTGAAGAGTGTGTACGGAGTGGTGCTTAAGATGATCGATAATCCAGCCACTAAACCTGAAGTCATACCCACATTCTGGTATAACAGCGCTAACATTATCATGCAGCTCTTCTTTTATCGTGGATTTCCCGCCCAGCAAAGCACCACCTACCGGTGTAAATTAGAGCGAAACGTCACTGTATTCTCCTCTGTGATAAATGTGGTTGTCACAGCAAATTTTTCTGTTCAGAAAGTCG GCTGCCCGAAAACCCACTGGGGTTCAGACTGCGGAACATATTGCTTCAGCTGTGAAAATGGTGGCGAGTGCGACACGTTTAAGGGCCAATGTTGGTGCCTGGATGGATTCACTGGAACGCGGTGTGAAACGC GCATGACAACGAGTACTACGCAACCTTTAACAACGGCCACTGGCACTACACGATCAGTTAACATGACTTTAAAGGATAAGACTACAAGCGGAAATCAGCAGATGAACTTTACGCGGGACACTTCGACATCAACACAACAGACGACACCCACAACCCAGACGCCATCAACCCAACAAACAATATCAACACAGCAGACGACCTCAACACAACCTACAGCCTCAGCCAATCAGATGACAAAGCCTACGTCAGGTCACTCACGTATGTACAGCGCAAAAATAGTACGAACGTTAACCCTGTTTTATCTCAGCTGCGTTGTTTATAGATTCTTCTTCGCATAA